The Ananas comosus cultivar F153 linkage group 7, ASM154086v1, whole genome shotgun sequence genome has a window encoding:
- the LOC109712929 gene encoding uncharacterized protein LOC109712929 isoform X1 — translation MPRELDIGWQHGTMIGGHRHHVQCNYCHRTMIGGITRFKKHLASKRGEIRGCEAVPKEVREMIKKHLAMSKPRKSKERKHRGTKVGALAVQHSLDSNVELHASDLDLANAREGHAAVCDEVETNRHLSLGRSEFFDAFSSVPHKDEQGFAPPRATDLGWSHGKMVDGDRQKIQCKYCHKIILGGGISRLKQHLAGERGNIAPCDSVPADVKAQIQQHLGLKVLARLKKQKDPEGSRSSFQHSGKRCNDDFPSSTSIGDASVKRRGEKGKHEGYFHKSKRTKKYLPHSTIKQKLTSQEIIDQADLAVAKFFYDAGIPFNAANSFYFQRMADAITAAGPGYKMPSFHSLRGKLLNKCVHDAAEICQELQKSWEVTGCTVMVDRWKDTTGRVMLNFFVYCPKETMFLKSVDASELENSFEGLVNLFDTIVQDVGPQNIVNFLTESLPYYNTAGKVLMDKYKTFFSSVCANHCIELMLKGLGEMDEVKCVMEKAKTVCRFIYNNEWVHNLLKKKTEGMDVIQPALTEFVMSFCTLQNIIFFKDSLHQMFTSNAWEQSSFSRQYVGNEVTKILLDPQFWISLMNIAKVSKPLTDVLRVLESEDRPSMGYLYGALEKAKKEIILAFGNNETEFMPYLEVIEKVQDELHCPLHAAAYYLNPSMYYSSNFSINNVIQKSLLDCIETLEHNLAAQDNITRHKGFYEDALGDFSRPVAIRGRESLPPATWWSLYASDYTDLRRFAVRILSQACSITTSRKTWTMNESRNSTQNRLEHERINDLSFVHYNLHLQRRQMVAFGNKALIAGNYDPLCLEGMNNNAKDWIKDPEGLDGFYVGSLKCTQISSQIPTGDKFSNSGDDNTGCGARETDENNDSDDQ, via the exons ATGCCTCGCGAGTTGGACATAGGGTGGCAACATGGTACGATGATTGGGGGGCACAGACACCACGTGCAATGCAACTACTGCCACCGGACTATGATTGGTGGCATCACCAGGTTCAAGAAGCACTTGGCGAGCAAAAGAGGTGAGATTAGGGGCTGTGAGGCTGTTCCCAAGGAAGTGAGAGAGATGATAAAGAAGCATCTGGCTATGTCAAAGCCAAGGAAAAGTAAAGAAAGGAAGCATAGAGGTACAAAGGTGGGAGCTCTTGCAGTGCAACATTCCTTGGATAGTAATGTAGAGTTACATGCATCGGATCTGGATCTGGCTAATGCTAGAGAAGGACATGCAGCCGTTTGTGATGAAGTTGAGA CGAACCGACACTTAAGTCTTGGGAGAAGTGAGTTCTTCGATGCCTTCTCCAGTGTTCCACACAAGGATGAGCAA GGTTTTGCACCCCCTCGAGCCACTGATCTTGGATGGTCGCATGGAAAAATGGTGGATGGGGATCGACAAAAAATACAATGTAAATATTGCCATAAGATAATCTTAGGAGGTGGAATATCCCGTCTTAAACAACATTTAGCTGGCGAAAGAGGCAATATAGCTCCATGTGACAGTGTTCCTGCTGATGTAAAAGCACAAATCCAGCAACATCTTGGGTTGAAGGTTTTGGCAAGATTAAAGAAACAGAAGGATCCAGAAGGATCTAGAAGTTCTTTTCAACACAGTGGAAAGAGATGTAATGACGACTTTCCTAGTTCAACTTCCATAGGAGATGCTTCTGttaaaagaagaggagaaaaaggaaaacacGAGGGGTATTTTCACAAGAGTAAGAGAACAAAGAAATATCTTCCACACTCTACAATAAAACAGAAATTGACTTCTCAAGAAATCATAGACCAAGCAGATCTTGCAGTTGCTAAATTCTTCTACGATGCGGGCATACCATTCAATGCAGcaaattcattttattttcagAGAATGGCTGATGCAATCACTGCAGCTGGTCCGGGATACAAAATGCCTTCTTTTCATTCATTACGAGGCAAGTTATTAAATAAATGTGTTCATGATGCAGCAGAAATCTGCCAAGAGCTTCAAAAATCATGGGAAGTAACAGGCTGTACTGTTATGGTTGATAGGTGGAAAGATACTACTGGTCGCGTTATGCTTAATTTCTTTGTTTATTGTCCGAAGGAAACCATGTTTCTTAAGTCAGTAGATGCATCTgagttagaaaattcttttgaaggGCTGGTTAATTTGTTTGATACTATTGTTCAGGATGTTGGCCCACAAAATATTGTGAATTTTCTGACTGAGAGCTTACCTTACTATAATACTGCAGGAAAAGTATTAATGGATAAGTACAAGACCTTCTTTTCAAGTGTTTGTGCTAACCACTGCATTGAGTTGATGTTGAAGGGTTTGGGCGAAATGGATGAAGTGAAATGCGTGATGGAAAAGGCAAAAACAGTATGCCGATTCATATATAATAATGAATGGGTCCATAATTTATTGAAGAAGAAAACTGAAGGGATGGATGTTATTCAGCCAGCTTTGACGGAGTTTGTTATGAGCTTTTGTACGTTACAGAACATTATCTTCTTCAAAGACTCCCTTCACCAGATGTTCACTAGTAATGCTTGGGAGCAGTCATCCTTCTCTAGGCAATATGTTGGTAATGAAGTAACAAAGATTCTCTTAGATCCACAATTTTGGATATCATTGATGAACATTGCGAAGGTATCAAAACCGCTTACCGATGTACTACGGGTCTTGGAGAGCGAAGATAGGCCTTCTATGGGTTATTTATATGGTGCACTGGAGAAggcaaagaaagaaataattttagcTTTTGGCAACAATGAAACTGAATTTATGCCATATTTGGAAGTCATTGAGAAAGTACAAGATGAGCTTCATTGTCCCCTTCATGCTGCTGCTTATTACCTTAACCCTTCTATGTATTATAGTTCCAACTTTTCCATCAATAATGTGATTCAGAAGAGTTTGCTTGATTGCATTGAAACCCTTGAACACAATTTAGCAGCCCAAGATAACATTACAAGACATAAAGGTTTTTACGAGGATGCTTTGGGAGATTTCAGTCGCCCTGTGGCAATAAGGGGTAGAGAATCACTGCCCCCAG CTACATGGTGGTCACTGTATGCATCAGACTACACCGACCTTCGGCGCTTTGCTGTCAGGATATTAAGTCAGGCATGCAGCATAACGACGTCTCGAAAGACGTGGACTATGAATGAATCCAGAAATTCTACTCAAAACAGATTGGAACATGAAAGGATAAACGATCTTAGTTTCGTCCACTATAACCTGCATCTTCAACGAAG GCAAATGGTGGCATTTGGAAACAAGGCCCTTATTGCAGGAAATTATGATCCATTATGCTTGGAGGGGATGAATAACAATGCAAAAGACTGGATAAAGGACCCTGAGGGACTTGATGGGTTCTATGTCGGTTCACTAAAGTGTACTCAAATTAGCAGTCAGATTCCTACCGGGGATAAGTTCAGTAATTCAGGTGATGATAATACTGGTTGTGGTGCTAGAGAAACTGATGAAAATAATGATAGTGACGACCAGTGA
- the LOC109712929 gene encoding uncharacterized protein LOC109712929 isoform X2, whose amino-acid sequence MKGFAPPRATDLGWSHGKMVDGDRQKIQCKYCHKIILGGGISRLKQHLAGERGNIAPCDSVPADVKAQIQQHLGLKVLARLKKQKDPEGSRSSFQHSGKRCNDDFPSSTSIGDASVKRRGEKGKHEGYFHKSKRTKKYLPHSTIKQKLTSQEIIDQADLAVAKFFYDAGIPFNAANSFYFQRMADAITAAGPGYKMPSFHSLRGKLLNKCVHDAAEICQELQKSWEVTGCTVMVDRWKDTTGRVMLNFFVYCPKETMFLKSVDASELENSFEGLVNLFDTIVQDVGPQNIVNFLTESLPYYNTAGKVLMDKYKTFFSSVCANHCIELMLKGLGEMDEVKCVMEKAKTVCRFIYNNEWVHNLLKKKTEGMDVIQPALTEFVMSFCTLQNIIFFKDSLHQMFTSNAWEQSSFSRQYVGNEVTKILLDPQFWISLMNIAKVSKPLTDVLRVLESEDRPSMGYLYGALEKAKKEIILAFGNNETEFMPYLEVIEKVQDELHCPLHAAAYYLNPSMYYSSNFSINNVIQKSLLDCIETLEHNLAAQDNITRHKGFYEDALGDFSRPVAIRGRESLPPATWWSLYASDYTDLRRFAVRILSQACSITTSRKTWTMNESRNSTQNRLEHERINDLSFVHYNLHLQRRQMVAFGNKALIAGNYDPLCLEGMNNNAKDWIKDPEGLDGFYVGSLKCTQISSQIPTGDKFSNSGDDNTGCGARETDENNDSDDQ is encoded by the exons ATGAAGGGTTTTGCACCCCCTCGAGCCACTGATCTTGGATGGTCGCATGGAAAAATGGTGGATGGGGATCGACAAAAAATACAATGTAAATATTGCCATAAGATAATCTTAGGAGGTGGAATATCCCGTCTTAAACAACATTTAGCTGGCGAAAGAGGCAATATAGCTCCATGTGACAGTGTTCCTGCTGATGTAAAAGCACAAATCCAGCAACATCTTGGGTTGAAGGTTTTGGCAAGATTAAAGAAACAGAAGGATCCAGAAGGATCTAGAAGTTCTTTTCAACACAGTGGAAAGAGATGTAATGACGACTTTCCTAGTTCAACTTCCATAGGAGATGCTTCTGttaaaagaagaggagaaaaaggaaaacacGAGGGGTATTTTCACAAGAGTAAGAGAACAAAGAAATATCTTCCACACTCTACAATAAAACAGAAATTGACTTCTCAAGAAATCATAGACCAAGCAGATCTTGCAGTTGCTAAATTCTTCTACGATGCGGGCATACCATTCAATGCAGcaaattcattttattttcagAGAATGGCTGATGCAATCACTGCAGCTGGTCCGGGATACAAAATGCCTTCTTTTCATTCATTACGAGGCAAGTTATTAAATAAATGTGTTCATGATGCAGCAGAAATCTGCCAAGAGCTTCAAAAATCATGGGAAGTAACAGGCTGTACTGTTATGGTTGATAGGTGGAAAGATACTACTGGTCGCGTTATGCTTAATTTCTTTGTTTATTGTCCGAAGGAAACCATGTTTCTTAAGTCAGTAGATGCATCTgagttagaaaattcttttgaaggGCTGGTTAATTTGTTTGATACTATTGTTCAGGATGTTGGCCCACAAAATATTGTGAATTTTCTGACTGAGAGCTTACCTTACTATAATACTGCAGGAAAAGTATTAATGGATAAGTACAAGACCTTCTTTTCAAGTGTTTGTGCTAACCACTGCATTGAGTTGATGTTGAAGGGTTTGGGCGAAATGGATGAAGTGAAATGCGTGATGGAAAAGGCAAAAACAGTATGCCGATTCATATATAATAATGAATGGGTCCATAATTTATTGAAGAAGAAAACTGAAGGGATGGATGTTATTCAGCCAGCTTTGACGGAGTTTGTTATGAGCTTTTGTACGTTACAGAACATTATCTTCTTCAAAGACTCCCTTCACCAGATGTTCACTAGTAATGCTTGGGAGCAGTCATCCTTCTCTAGGCAATATGTTGGTAATGAAGTAACAAAGATTCTCTTAGATCCACAATTTTGGATATCATTGATGAACATTGCGAAGGTATCAAAACCGCTTACCGATGTACTACGGGTCTTGGAGAGCGAAGATAGGCCTTCTATGGGTTATTTATATGGTGCACTGGAGAAggcaaagaaagaaataattttagcTTTTGGCAACAATGAAACTGAATTTATGCCATATTTGGAAGTCATTGAGAAAGTACAAGATGAGCTTCATTGTCCCCTTCATGCTGCTGCTTATTACCTTAACCCTTCTATGTATTATAGTTCCAACTTTTCCATCAATAATGTGATTCAGAAGAGTTTGCTTGATTGCATTGAAACCCTTGAACACAATTTAGCAGCCCAAGATAACATTACAAGACATAAAGGTTTTTACGAGGATGCTTTGGGAGATTTCAGTCGCCCTGTGGCAATAAGGGGTAGAGAATCACTGCCCCCAG CTACATGGTGGTCACTGTATGCATCAGACTACACCGACCTTCGGCGCTTTGCTGTCAGGATATTAAGTCAGGCATGCAGCATAACGACGTCTCGAAAGACGTGGACTATGAATGAATCCAGAAATTCTACTCAAAACAGATTGGAACATGAAAGGATAAACGATCTTAGTTTCGTCCACTATAACCTGCATCTTCAACGAAG GCAAATGGTGGCATTTGGAAACAAGGCCCTTATTGCAGGAAATTATGATCCATTATGCTTGGAGGGGATGAATAACAATGCAAAAGACTGGATAAAGGACCCTGAGGGACTTGATGGGTTCTATGTCGGTTCACTAAAGTGTACTCAAATTAGCAGTCAGATTCCTACCGGGGATAAGTTCAGTAATTCAGGTGATGATAATACTGGTTGTGGTGCTAGAGAAACTGATGAAAATAATGATAGTGACGACCAGTGA
- the LOC109713508 gene encoding syntaxin-121-like: protein MNNLFSSSWRRGDDLESGGGGVEMGASGASLDRFFEDVEGIKEELREVERIQRRLQEANEAGKTLHEAAAVRGLRARMDADVAQALKKAKVIKLRLEALDRANAANRSAPGCGPGSSTDRTRTSVVAGLRKKLRDSMEAFAELRKRVAGEYRETVRRRYYTVTGEEADEATVEALAATGEGERFLQRAIEEQGRGRVVDVIAEIQERHGAVAELERSLLELQQVFLDMAVLVEAQGEQLDDIENHVGRAKSFVDRGREQLQVARTHQKSTRKWTCFAIILLLIIILVIVLPIVLTTTKNNK from the coding sequence ATGAACAACCTGTTCTCGTCGTCGTGGAGGCGCGGCGACGACCTGGAATCCGGGGGAGGGGGAGTGGAGATGGGGGCGAGCGGGGCGAGCTTGGACAGGTTCTTCGAGGACGTGGAGGGGATAAAGGAGGAGCTGCGGGAGGTGGAGCGGATCCAGCGGCGGCTGCAGGAGGCGAACGAGGCCGGGAAGACGCTGcacgaggcggcggcggtgcgggGGCTGCGGGCGCGGATGGACGCGGACGTGGCGCAGGCGCTGAAGAAGGCGAAGGTCATCAAGCTCCGCCTCGAGGCGCTCGACCGCGCCAACGCCGCCAACCGCTCCGCCCCGGGCTGCGGGCCCGGCAGCTCCACGGACCGCACGCGCACCTCCGTGGTGGCCGGGCTCCGCAAGAAGCTGAGGGACTCGATGGAGGCGTTCGCGGAGCTCCGGAAGCGGGTGGCCGGGGAGTACCGGGAGACGGTGCGGCGGCGGTACTACACAGTGACCGGGGAGGAGGCGGACGAGGCGACGGTGGAGGCGCTGGCGGCGACGGGGGAGGGGGAGCGGTTCCTGCAGCGGGCGATCGAGGAGCAGGGGCGGGGGAGGGTGGTGGACGTGATCGCGGAGATACAGGAGCGGCACGGGGCGGTGGCGGAGCTGGAGCGGAGCCTGCTGGAGCTGCAGCAGGTGTTCCTCGACATGGCCGTGCTCGTCGAGGCGCAGGGCGAGCAGCTCGACGACATCGAGAACCACGTCGGCCGGGCCAAGTCCTTCGTCGACCGCGGCCGCGAGCAGCTGCAGGTCGCCCGCACGCACCAGAAGAGCACCCGCAAGTGGACCTGCTTCGCCatcatcctcctcctcatcatcatcctcGTTATCGTCCTGCCCATCGTTCTCACCACCACCAAGAACAACAAatag